From the genome of Epinephelus moara isolate mb chromosome 10, YSFRI_EMoa_1.0, whole genome shotgun sequence, one region includes:
- the aspm gene encoding abnormal spindle-like microcephaly-associated protein isoform X3 translates to MAETLPPTRKGFLDFSPIKREDVNKENDVPVLVLTLFSKAPFVAFGTVKLGTSRSVVLRIENPNEDAEAEVIVEKIPSSKGFSVDHNTFTIQPEDSFTLTVTWTPTEEGGIRELIVFSANGVLKHQAVLLGRAEAPKKKKKSLWDTIKNKKEGEKVAAPRRKKTEQPLKMAANKTFQVSRKPQYKREKPRSPLASLNEGKAVRERSLSKHSPIDDYSRKSEEQKVLNPTQRQRSLGLLNQENIHPVQRNSPLVLLVPAGKLMDSGNVSVSPDVSVGKPDNPDLTKMLNRTLSPIGTPEMFKKLMPRIQSDSPLSVPEKPVADADDADSVLSGAPVLSLKDALLLIDSDLSHIITSPRETSSSCGFSDSLESKSGNYGYGHDRDAIKALHDSPQGSEPSEPRLTFFVSKKVVVSDVVVSEAGDATEGVKKASFSSATVTKGKAPVEANLSSGRKLKKSRRRLLEKTLELSDSSSQCESGPGTPNLPVIDVDRDTRGRLNSEAASSLCDNGHRAQELNPSSLTPGLDSSPAPITFPITSPPSMAPTRFSFSGPSPSPVTPTSIAFTVTSPSPLGSSSPLHHSLTPRISPTVLAPQSVQEDLFPVHMAVKSKKRKSEEYLRSDEKTEDAGKTEHVKRSRVVAGKPGPPRSVQERRSVSQRQQPRTAGSVRSMNTTSLKTARSVVPAQAKQSSSKLTSRGVQPLKSSVTSSAKTKVVAVAQSKLTFIKPLQTAIPRHPMPFAAKNMFYDERWIEKQERGFTWWINYVLTPDDFKVNTEVAKVSAVSLVMGSDDKYSVPKAPTKEEMSFSTYTARRKLNRLRRSACQLFTSEAMVKAIQRLELEVEAKRLLVRKDRHLWKDIGERRKVLDWLLSYNPLWLRVGLETIFGELISLESNSDVLGLAMFILQRLLWNPDIAAEFRHSKVPHLYKDGHEEALSRFTLKKLLLLVCFLDKAKESRLIEHNPCLFCLDAEFKTSKDLLLAFSRDFLSGEGILSRHLGYLGLPVSHVQTPLDEFNFAVKNLAVDLKCGIRLVRVMELLIQDWSLSAKLRLPAISRLQKVHNVNIALQVLKRKGVDLKDENGSNIDSRDIVDGHREKTLSLLWKIIFAFHVEVILDADQLREEIGFLKKTSRTKRRLASLRADRGPQPSPAKTRAPYEHSSTKITLLMDWVRAVCDFYNLRVENFTVAFSDGRVLCYLIHHYHPSLLPEETVSHSTTQTVECSPRGRLELNCSASDSDNSFDSSPTGLNGPDSPSVEFKELLENEKNNFRLVNTAVSYLGGVPAMINPADMSNTIPNEKVVMSYLSFLCARLLDLRNETRAARVIQGAWRKYRLKKDLQLYKERNMAAVKIQLVVRSFLQRRRAKRQNQAAVVIQSVWRGYAARNRLRLKKQAQLRALQHEAATVIQAQWRMFSAMSAYQRLRYYAIVVQAQWRMRRAASAYGRIYWAATVIQRHSRAWALARRDREHYLSLKAATVKIQSGYRRWKTQKTEKENRAARVIQAVFRKWYKEKMSEKIAAAVKIQSWYRMQRCLHQYRKIKRSTVLIQALYRGHAQRRWFQILKLQHRSAIVIQRAFRGHAVRQQVAKMRCAAVIIQRWYRASVKRDMERQMFVRMKCAAITIQAAYRGKVARELLKKQHEAATIIQAAFRKYTAQRRYLVLRKAAAVIQQKYRATTLARKTKKDYVALRSAALAIQANWRGRAVRKRIEKQHQCATLIQAYYRRHKAQAEYRSKRACALTIQCHYRACVVGKETRKTYLHMRAACVTVQAGFRGMRVRTELKKKHQAATVIQSSVRMFLCRKQYFLLQSAAIIIQSRYRALLVCRAQQNEYKELKQATIKIQAVYRGFRVREDLKKRHNAATAIQAQFRMHRMRMAYLATKCAAIIVQERYRAKMLRDQQVQRYKTMKSAALVIQAAYRGHRARSKIVEMHGAATIIQRKFLTFRDRRRFLAIRAAVLVCQQRYRAVTLARKDRFDYLSKRKAVICLQAAYRGGRVRKQLRIQHVAAVTIQSHFRKYQQRTYYKTLHRAVSVLQARYRANKKMREQMQALSAKRNAAVVLQAAFRGMKSRRIVKQRHQAAGVIQRAYRAHCERKQYLTLKSSILNIQRRYRATVAAKEQMKLYQQMRKAAVILQAAYRGQQVRKEVARWHQAATVVQSAFRKHREEVKFQAMRLAAIIIQRHYRSCILQRQERGKFLKARHSAIVLQAAFRGHRVRSSIAKMHRAATVIQANFKRHKQQSAFRRQHWAACVLQQRFRAQRQRDIEVKYYQQRRKAAVMLQAAYRGMKSRRNNKDRHRAATVIQRAYRTHCKHKQYLTLKYSVLNIQRRYRATVAAKEHMQKYQKMRNSAVILQAAYRGQQVRKEVARWHQAATVIQSAFRKHREVVKFQAMRLAAIIIQRHYRSCILQRQERGKFLKARHSAIVLQAAFRGHRVRSSIAKMHRAATVIQANFKRHKQQSAFRRQHWAACVLQQRFRAQRQRDIEVKHYQELKKAVINLQAAFRGMKSRRVLKQRHHAASVVQRAYRGYCERKEYLKLKLYVLIIQQKYRASVAAKAQRTQYLEKRSAAVVLQAAYRGQQVRKEVARRHQAATVIQSAFRKYREEVKFQAMRLSAIIIQRRYRSCILQRQEREKFLKLKRSTITIQAALRGWGVRRDIRRQNRAAIVIQLCWRCSVQRRIFQRKREAAVKLQRRVRAVQFSRLERNNYLQMKKAAITLQTHCRAWIARRQVLESAKAERRLRFTSAVFHHLSAMKIQRALRAHWALESAKRQIHSVITIQRWVRARQQRRRYLEDRRKVVIVQRAVKRLLARRHKAASVIQQAIRKFLLLRHQKRVQRGIIKAQALWRGHRSRRLNDNPKVVKLRHNLRKVSASVREEDKLCNKTSSALDYLLRYKHFSYILEALKNLETATRLSPECCERLVESGATNVIFTLIRCCNRSVPCMDVITYSIQILLNLSKYHKTIEAVYSVENSVETLLDLLQRYREKAGDKVAEKGGSIFTKACFLLALLLQDQHRAVEVMKLPKLLDRIRSIYRLTARKQKMDAERTVMKQKMNASLNGSFFVQATPRKSRPVPKFAPDWVLRKDKLKDIVDPLRAIQMVAHTLSIVL, encoded by the exons atggcTGAAACGTTACCTCCGACACGGAAAGGATTCCTGGACTTCAGTCCAATAAAGAGAGAGGACGTTAACAAGGAGAACGACGTCCCGGTGTTGGTTTTGACCCTGTTTTCAAAGGCTCCCTTTGTGGCATTTGGGACAGTAAAGCTGGGCACCTCCAGGTCAGTTGTTCTGCGTATTGAGAACCCGAATGAGGATGCAGAAGCGGAGGTCATTGTTGAAAAGATCCCATCAAGTAAAGGCTTTTCTGTGGACCACAACACGTTCACGATCCAG cCTGAGGATTCATTCACTCTGACAGTAACCTGGACCCCAACAGAAGAAGGTGGAATCAGAGAGCTCATCGTCTTTAGTGCCAATGGGGTCCTCAAGCACCAGGctgtgctgctggggagagCAGAGGCacccaaaaagaaaaag AAAAGCTTATGGGAcacaatcaaaaacaaaaaggagggTGAAAAAGTCGCTGCGCCtaggagaaagaaaacagaacaacCACTGAAGATGGCGGCCAACAAAACCTTCCAAGTGTCCCGAAAGCCACAGTACAAACGGGAAAAGCCACGCAGCCCACTTGCTTCTCTCAATGAAGGCAAAGCTGTCAGAGAGAGGTCCCTCTCCAAGCACAGTCCCATTGACGATTACTCCCGGAAATCAGAGGAGCAGAAGGTCTTGAATCCCACCCAGAGGCAACGGTCTCTGGGATTGTTGAACCAGGAGAATATCCATCCTGTTCAGAGGAATTCTCCTCTTGTCCTACTCGTCCCAGCTGGAAAGCTGATGGACTCTGGCAACGTGTCTGTGAGCCCAGATGTCTCGGTGGGCAAACCTGATAATCCAGATCTTACCAAAATGCTCAACAGGACGCTGTCACCTATTGGGACACCAGAGATGTTTAAGAAGCTTATGCCACGCATTCAGTCAGATAGCCCACTTTCTGTTCCTGAAAAGCCTGTGGCTGATGCTGATGATGCTGACAGTGTCTTAAGTGGAGCCCCTGTTCTCTCTTTGAAAGATGCTCTCCTTCTCATTGACTCGGATCTGAGCCACATTATCACCAGTCCTCGAGAGACTAGTTCCAGCTGTGGCTTCTCAGATTCACTGGAATCCAAGAGTGGGAATTATGGCTATGGACATGACAGAGATGCCATCAAAGCATTACATGACAGCCCACAGGGGTCAGAGCCCAGTGAGCCAAGACTTACTTTCTTTGTCAGCAAAAAGGTTGTTGTGAGTGACGTTGTAGTTTCAGAGGCAGGTGATGCTACGGAAGGGGTCAAAAAGGCCTCTTTTTCCTCTGCCACAGTGACCAAGGGCAAGGCACCAGTGGAGGCAAACCTTTCCAGTGGCAGGAAATTAAAAAAGTCAAGGCGAAGGCTATTGGAGAAAACACTtgagctgtctgacagcagcagtcaGTGTGAGTCTGGACCAGGCACTCCAAACCTTCCTGTTATAGACGTTGACAGAGACACCCGGGGACGGCTAAATTCTGAGGCTGCCAGCTCCCTGTGTGACAATGGACACCGAGCCCAGGAGTTAAACCCCTCCAGCCTGACTCCAGGGCTTGACAGCTCACCTGCACCCATCACCTTCCCCATCACCTCCCCTCCATCTATGGCACCTACTCGCTTCTCTTTCTCAGGCCCTTCTCCATCTCCTGTAACCCCCACTTCCATCGCTTTTACTGTCACCTCGCCATCGCCCCTGGGCTCATCTTCTCCTCTCCACCACAGCCTCACACCTCGCATTTCTCCAACTGTTTTGGCACCTCAGTCGGTTCAGGAGGACTTGTTTCCGGTTCACATGGCAGTGAAgagcaagaagaggaagagTGAGGAGTATTTGAGAAGTGATGAGAAGACCGAGGATGCTGGGAAAACTGAGCATGTCAAAAGGAGCAGGGTGGTAGCTGGAAAACCTGGGCCCCCAAGATCAGTCCAGGAGAGGAGAAGTGTGTCCCAGAGGCAACAGCCGAGAACAGCAG gctCTGTGCGATCAATGAACACAACATCTCTAAAGACTGCGAGGTCTGTCGTTCCTGCTCAGGCAAAGCAGTCAAGCTCCAAACTCACCTCACGAG GTGTCCAGCCTCTGAAGTCATCTGTTACTTCATCAGCGAAGACAAAAGTTGTTGCAGTTGCACAGTCAAAGCTGACCTTTATTAAACCGTTGCAAACAG CCATACCGAGACACCCGATGCCGTTTGCTGCTAAGAACATGTTCTATGATGAGAGGTGGATTGAGAAGCAGGAGCGAGGATTCACGTGGTGGATCAACTACGTCCTCACCCCAGATGACTTTAAAGTTAACACTGAAGTTGCTAAAG TGAGTGCTGTGTCCCTCGTCATGGGCAGCGACGACAAGTACAGCGTGCCTAAAGCTCCCACCAAAGAGGAGATGTCTTTCAGCACCTACACGGCCCGACGCAAGCTAAACCGCCTTCGTCGTTCAGCCTGTCAGCTGTTCACATCGGAGGCCATGGTCAAGGCTATTCAGAGGCTGGAACTGGAGGTCGAGGCCAAGAGGCTGCTCGTCCGAAAAGACCGCCATCTTTGGAAGGACATTG GTGAACGCCGAAAAGTCCTCGACTGGCTCCTGTCGTACAATCCGCTGTGGTTACGGGTTGGGCTCGAG ACGATCTTCGGGGAGTTGATCTCACTGGAGAGCAACAGCGACGTCTTGGGTCTGGCTATGTTCATCCTCCAGCGGCTGCTCTGGAACCCCGACATCGCTGCTGAGTTCAGACACTCCAAAGTGCCCCACCTTTACAAAGACG GCCACGAGGAGGCACTGTCCCGCTTTACTCTGAAGAAGCTGCTCCTGCTGGTGTGTTTCCTGGACAAAGCCAAAGAGTCCCGGCTGATTGAGCACAACCCCTGTCTGTTCTGCCTGGACGCAGAGTTCAAG ACGAGTAAAGACCTTCTCCTGGCTTTCTCCAGGGACTTCCTGAGCGGAGAGGGGATCCTCTCCCGGCACCTCGGCTACCTGGGGTTACCTGTCTCCCACGTTCAGACGCCCCTGGACGAGTTCAACTTCGCTGTGAAGAATTTGGCAGTCGACTTGAAATGCGGCATTCGTCTAGT GCGTGTGATGGAGCTCCTCATCCAGGACTGGAGTTTGTCGGCCAAGCTCCGTCTGCCAGCCATCAGCCGCCTGCAGAAGGTCCACAATGTCAACATTGCTTTGCAAGTGCTCAAACGCAAAGGGGTTGACCTTAAGGATGAAAACG gCTCTAACATTGATTCCAGAGACATTGTGGACGGACACAGAGAAAAGACACTGAGCCTCTTGTGGAAAATCATCTTCGCCTTTCAT GTGGAGGTGATTTTGGATGCGGATCAGCTGAGGGAGGAAATTGGCTTTCTGAAGAAAACCTCAAGGACCAAACGGAGGCTGGCATCTCTGAGGGCTGATCGGGGCCCTCAGCCGAGTCCTGCAAAGACAAGGGCGCCGTATGAACACAGCAGCACTAAGATCACCCTGCTGATGGACTGGGTCCGAGCTGTGTGTGACTTCTACAATCTGAGG gtGGAGAACTTCACCGTGGCATTCTCGGATGGCCGCGTCCTCTGCTACCTTATCCACCACTACCACCCCAGTCTCCTGCCAGAGGAGACTGTCAGTCACAGCACCACCCAGACTGTCGAGTGCTCACCGAGGGGTCGCCTGGAGCTCAACTGCTCAGCCAGCGACTCCGACAACTCCTTTGACTCCTCGCCGACAGGCCTGAATG GCCCAGATTCTCCGTCAGTGGAATTTAAAGAGCTGCTGGAGAATGAGAAAAACAACTTTAGACTGGTCAACACTGCTGTGTCTTACCTGGGAGGAGTTCCTGCTATGATCAACCCAGCTGACATGTCCAACACCATCCCCAATGAGAAG GTTGTGATGTCTTACCTGTCCTTCCTGTGTGCTCGTCTTCTGGACCTGCGGAACGAAACCCGAGCAGCTCGGGTCATACAGGGGGCCTGGAGGAAATACAGATTAAAGAAAGATCTGCAGCTCTACAAG GAAAGAAACATGGCTGCTGTGAAAATCCAGTTAGTTGTGAGGAGTTTTCTCCAGAGGCGCAGAGCTAAGAGGCAGAATCAAGCTGCTGTTGTCATCCAGTCAGTGTGGAGGGGTTACGCAGCACGCAACAGGCTGAGGCTAAAGAAACAGGCTCAACTTCGGGCTCTGCAACATGAAGCAGCAACTGTCATCCAG GCTCAGTGGAGGATGTTTTCGGCCATGAGCGCTTACCAACGCCTCAGGTACTACGCCATTGTTGTCCAAGCACAATGGCGAATGAGGAGGGCCGCCTCCGCTTATGGAAGAATCTACTGGGCGGCAACTGTCATTCAGAGGCACTCGCGAGCATGGGCTCTGGCAAGAAGAGATCGGGAACATTATCTTTCCCTTAAAGCTGCAACGGTGAAAATACAAAGCGGGTACAGAAGATGGAAAACCCAGAAAACAGAGAAGGAAAACCGTGCTGCAAGAGTGATACAAGCCGTGTTCAGGAAATGGTACAAggaaaaaatgtctgaaaaaattgctgctgctgtgaagaTTCAGTCTTGGTATAGAATGCAGAGGTGTCTCCATCAATACAGGAAGATTAAGAGAAGCACTGTGCTGATTCAAGCCCTGTACAGAGGTCATGCACAGAGGCGTTGGTTTCAGATATTAAAGCTGCAGCACCGTTCAGCTATTGTCATTCAGAGGGCCTTCAGAGGGCATGCTGTCAGACAACAGGTGGCGAAGATGAGATGTGCTGCAGTCATAATCCAGCGCTGGTACAGGGCCTCTGTGAAAAGAGACATGGAAAGGCAAATGTTTGTGAGGATGAAATGTGCCGCCATTACCATACAGGCAGCTTATCGTGGAAAAGTGGCCCGGGAGTTGCTGAAAAAACAGCACGAGGCAGCAACCATAATCCAGGCAGCTTTCAGGAAGTACACTGCCCAAAGGCGCTACCTTGTCCTGAgaaaagctgcagctgtgataCAGCAAAAGTACAGAGCCACAACTTTGGCTCGTAAGACAAAGAAGGATTATGTTGCTCTTAGGAGTGCTGCACTTGCCATACAAGCAAACTGGAGAGGCAGAGCTGTCAGGAAGAGAATAGAGAAGCAGCATCAGTGTGCAACATTGATACAGGCTTACTACCGTCGGCACAAAGCGCAAGCAGAATACAGATCTAAGAGGGCCTGCGCCTTGACCATACAATGTCACTACAGAGCTTGTGTGGTTGGAaaagagacgaggaaaacataCCTCCACATGAGAGCAGCTTGTGTTACAGTCCAAGCTGGATTCAGAGGCATGAGAGTTAGGACAGAGCTGAAGAAAAAGCACCAGGCAGCGACTGTCATTCAGTCGTCAGTCAGGATGTTTTTATGCAGGAAACAATATTTCCTCTTACAAAGTGCAGCAATTATCATCCAAAGCCGATACAGAGCTCTCCTTGTTTGCAGGGCGCAgcaaaatgaatacaaagagCTAAAGCAGGCCACCATAAAGATACAAGCTGTCTACCGGGGATTTAGAGTGAGAGAAGACCTAAAGAAGAGGCACAACGCTGCCACAGCAATCCAAGCTCAGTTCAGGATGCACAGAATGCGTATGGCTTACCTTGCCACCAAGTGTGCTGCCATCATTGTTCAGGAACGCTACAGGGCAAAAATGCTCAGGGATCAACAGGTGCAGAGATACAAGACAATGAAATCCGCAGCTTTAGTCATCCAGGCAGCATATCGTGGCCACAGGGCCAGGAGCAAGATCGTAGAGATGCATGGAGCTGCTACAATCATTCAGAGAAAGTTTCTCACATTTCGGGATAGAAGGAGATTCTTAGCTATCAGAGCAGCAGTTTTGGTTTGTCAGCAGAGGTACAGAGCAGTGACCCTGGCAAGAAAAGATCGTTTTGACTATTTGTCAAAGCGCAAGGCAGTCATCTGTTTGCAGGCGGCCTACAGAGGAGGTAGGGTCAGAAAGCAGTTGCGCATCCAGCACGTGGCAGCTGTAACAATCCAGTCTCACTTCCGAaagtaccagcagagaacctacTACAAGACTCTCCACAGGGCTGTCAGTGTTTTGCAAGCTCGCTACAGAGCCAACAAGAAAATGAGAGAGCAGATGCAAGCCCTGAGTGCCAagagaaatgctgctgttgtcttaCAAGCTGCCTTCCGTGGAATGAAATCCAGACGAATCGTCAAACAAAGGCATCAAGCTGCCGGTGTTATCCAGAGAGCTTACAGAGCCCACTGTGAGCGCAAACAGTATCTTACCTTGAAATCCTCCATCCTCAACATTCAGCGGAGGTATCGTGCCACTGTAGCAGCAAAGGAACAAATGAAACTATACCAGCAAATGCGCAAAGCAGCCGTCATCCTTCAGGCAGCATACAGAGGTCAGCAGGTCAGAAAAGAGGTTGCTCGTTGGCACCAGGCTGCCACTGTTGTACAGTCTGCATTCAGAAAgcacagagaggaagtgaaatTCCAGGCCATGCGTCTAGCTGCCATTATCATCCAGAGGCACTATCGCTCCTGTATTCTTCAAAGGCAAGAAAGGGGAAAGTTCCTAAAAGCCAGACATTCTGCCATTGTTCTTCAGGCAGCTTTCAGAGGCCATCGTGTGCGGAGCAGCATCGCCAAGATGCACAGGGCAGCTACTGTCATTCAAGCAAACTTCAAGAG GCATAAACAGCAGTCAGCCTTTAGGAGACAGCACTGGGCAGCCTGTGTCTTACAGCAGAGGTTTAgagctcagagacagagagacattgAGGTAAAATATTATCAACAGCGCAGAAAAGCTGCCGTCATGTTACAGGCTGCATATCGTGGAATGAAATCCAGACGAAACAACAAAGACAGGCATCGAGCTGCCACTGTTATCCAGAGAGCTTACAGAACACACTGCAAGCACAAGCAGTATCTGACCTTAAAGTACTCCGTCCTCAACATTCAGCGGAGGTATCGTGCCACTGTAGCAGCAAAGGAACACatgcaaaaataccaaaaaatgcGCAACTCAGCAGTCATCCTTCAGGCAGCATACAGAGGTCAGCAGGTCAGAAAGGAGGTTGCTCGTTGGCACCAGGCTGCCACTGTTATACAGTCTGCATTCAGAAAGCACAGAGAGGTAGTCAAATTCCAGGCCATGCGTCTAGCTGCCATTATCATCCAGAGACACTATCGCTCCTGTATTCTTCAGAGGCAAGAAAGGGGAAAGTTCCTAAAAGCAAGACATTCTGCTATTGTTCTTCAGGCAGCTTTCAGAGGCCATCGTGTGCGAAGCAGCATCGCCAAGATGCACAGGGCAGCTACTGTCATTCAAGCAAACTTCAAGAGGCATAAACAGCAGTCAGCCTTCAGGAGACAGCACTGGGCAGCCTGTGTCTTACAGCAGAGGTTTAgagctcagagacagagagacattgAGGTAAAACATTATCAGGAGTTAAAAAAAGCTGTCATTAATCTACAAGCTGCCTTCCGTGGAATGAAATCCAGAAGAGTCCTCAAACAAAGGCATCACGCTGCCAGTGTTGTTCAGAGAGCTTACAGAGGCTACTGCGAACGCAAGGAGTATCTGAAATTGAAATTGTATGTCCTTATCATTCAGCAAAAATATCGGGCTTCTGTTGCAGCTAAAGCACAAAGAACTCAATACCTGGAAAAACGCAGTGCCGCTGTCGTCCTTCAGGCAGCATACAGAGGTCAGCAGGTCAGAAAGGAGGTTGCCCGTCGGCACCAGGCTGCAACTGTTATACAGTCTGCATTCAGAAAGTACAGAGAGGAAGTCAAATTCCAGGCCATGCGTCTGTCCGCCATTATCATCCAAAGACGCTATCGCTCCTGTATTCTTCAGAGGCAAGAAAGAGAAAAGTTCCTCAAACTGAAGCGATCCACCATCACCATTCAGGCAGCGTTGAGAGGCTGGGGTGTCAGGAGGGACATTAGGCGACAAAACCGAGCCGCCATTGTGATCCAATTGTGCTGGAGATGCTCAGTGCAGAGGCGTATCTTCCAACGAAAGAGGGAGGCAGCTGTGAAACTTCAGCGGAGGGTCCGGGCAGTGCAGTTTAGCAGATTGGAGAGGAACAACTACCTCCAAATGAAGAAGGCTGCCATCACTCTTCAGACGCACTGTCGAGCCTGGATTGCAAGACGACAG GTACTAGAGAGCGCCAAAGCAGAGAGGAGGCTCCGTTTTACATCTGCGGTCTTCCACCATCTCAGTGCCATGAAGATCCAACGAGCTCTGAGAGCCCACTGGGCTTTGGAGTCAGCCAAAAGACAAATCCATTCTGTCATCACCATACAG cGATGGGTGAGAGCGAGGCAGCAGAGGAGACGTTATCTAGAGGACAGGAGGAAGGTGGTTATAGTTCAGAGAGCGGTCAAGCGCCTGTTAGCTCGTCGCCACAAGGCCGCGTCCGTCATCCAGCAGGCCATCCGCAAATTCCTCCTCCTCAGGCACCAGAAGAGGGTTCAGCGTGGCATCATCAAAGCTCAG GCTCTGTGGAGAGGACACCGCTCCCGCCGACTGAATGACAATCCCAAAGTGGTGAAGTTGAGACACAATTTGCGCAAAGTCTCCGCCAGCGTCCGAGAGGAGGACAAACTTTGCAACAAGACATCGTCTGCCCTGGACTACCTCCTTCGATACAAACACTTCTCCTACATCCTAGAGGCCCTGAAAAACTTGG aGACTGCCACCAGGCTGTCCCCAGAGTGCTGTGAGCGACTGGTAGAGAGCGGAGCCACCAACGTCATCTTCACACTCATCCGCTGCTGCAACAGGAGTGTCCCCTGCATGGACGTCATCACCTACTCCATCCAGATCCTCCTCAACCTCTCCAAG